A single Branchiostoma floridae strain S238N-H82 unplaced genomic scaffold, Bfl_VNyyK Sc7u5tJ_757, whole genome shotgun sequence DNA region contains:
- the LOC118408998 gene encoding 52 kDa repressor of the inhibitor of the protein kinase-like, which produces MNKQWIQCIIRIDSSRDVCLEDAVAQYEADLPSPELFPMELNRWKKHFMSDPPEVRPASPAEAVKRCDVTMSPNVGVLLKIACTLPETSCECERSFSALRWLNNYMRASMGKMRLSNLALIHIHYDTDIDLDKVVDCFALLNPRRLELENLLKDR; this is translated from the coding sequence ATGAACAAACAGTGGATCCAGTGTATAATTCGTATCGACAGCTCAAGGGACGTCTGTCTCGAGGACGCAGTTGCCCAGTACGAGGCCGACCTGCCATCGCCGGAGTTGTTTCCGATGGAACTTAACAGGTGGAAAAAACACTTTATGTCCGACCCGCCAGAGGTGCGACCGGCCTCTCCCGCAGAGGCGGTCAAGCGCTGTGATGTCACAATGTCTCCGAATGTCGGCGTTTTGTTGAAAATCGCCTGTACTCTGCCAGAAACATCGTGCGAGTGTGAGAGAAGTTTCAGTGCCCTACGATGGTTGAACAACTACATGCGGGCTTCGATGGGAAAGATGCGGCTGTCCAACCTGGCACTTATCCATATCCACTACGACACTGACATAGATCTAGACAAAGTAGTTGATTGTTTTGCTCTACTCAACCCCCGCAGACTAGAACTGGAGAACCTGTTGAAAGACCGCTAA